CTTCAGATACGCCTGGCGTTTGAACTTCCTCGCGCAGCGCTGGCACTCGTACACACCGTCGGAGTCGGAACCCGACTCGGAGGCTCCGGGACTGGGCGTGTCGCGCTCCCGCTCGAGCTCACCTTGCACATCCTTATTCGTGTCGTCGGGCGCGCGGGGTTTCTTGTCGGTGCCGTCGTTTCCCGTCGCGCTCAGCTGCTTGGGTTTGTGCCAGCGCCGGTGCGAGGCGAGGTTGGCGGGGCAGCTGAACGCCTTGTCGCACTCGGGGCACCTGTACTCGACGCGCACGATGCGGGAGCACCTGTGCTGCGCGAGGGCGAACGGGTCCGCATACGCCTCCCCGCACAGGCGGCACACGAACTCGCCGAGTGGCTTGTCCACACCGGAGCGCGCGCTCGGCTTCTGCTCAACCGGACCCTCTTTGATCCTCAGCCCGAGAaccggtgaggtcgtgacctcgtcCTCGAACTGCAACTTCCTGATGGCTTTGGTTTTCTTGGGCGCCGGTTTGCTCTTGCGCTCGGGCTCAGCCGCGGCTCGTTTGCTCGCGATCCGGTTGCTGTCGCTCGCGCCGATCTTTAGGTCCACGGGCGCGCACGCGAGGTGCTGCTGAGCTTCGAAGCTGTTGAGCGTCGGGAAGGACTCCGCCGAGACGGGCGAGCCGAGGTCGAAACGGCGCTCGAGGGAGACGCGCTCGTGCTCGCGGCTCACAGGGCGCGTGGGGCTGTACACCGACTGGCACACCGACTCCGGGTTTCCGAAGCGCACCGGTCTGGGGGCGTGGCTCAGAGTGTCCGCGCGCGCCGGTGCTGATGCTGAGTGCGGCGCGTCGCTCGGTGGCTGCAGCTGCTCGCGCTCCGGCTCGGCCTCGGGCTCCGCGCGGATCCGGTACGACACGGGCGCCGCTTTCTTACTTCTCTTGACTAAAAATCCTCTGGGCATCGCTGCAGACGCACCGAAGGCACTTTAAGAAGGACCGGTGACGCTGAACTCGTCTCAGGGCGCGCgggttatttttttgtttttgtttccgaCGCTTCCGTTCCGCGCTCGGTGATCCCGCCCTCCGCCTTTATTTCCGCGAGCTGCCTCCTTTCATCACCAAAGGCATAGCGGCACTGTTTTTAAGCCGGAACGGTGAAAGCGACCTCCCTCTTTCAGCCAATCAGAGGGAGCACGAGATCCCAACGGACCGGTGagtgggaggagagagagaacgGGGGgaaggatggggagagagagagagatggagatttgagagatggagggagagagagagagagagagagatgggagagagagatttgagagatgaagagagagagatgggagacagagatggagagagagagagagagagagagagagattgcacacAGAGCTGAGAGCTTGTGGTTAGAAGCTTCTTTTCCTTCTCGGTCTGATGGTTCTCTATAGAGCCGCACGCTGTGGGACGGGTCTGATCGTTCCGGTAGCGTTTGAAAGCGGGCGAGCGCGCAGAGCGTCAACACGTCATT
This Neoarius graeffei isolate fNeoGra1 chromosome 3, fNeoGra1.pri, whole genome shotgun sequence DNA region includes the following protein-coding sequences:
- the insm1a gene encoding insulinoma-associated protein 1a translates to MPRGFLVKRSKKAAPVSYRIRAEPEAEPEREQLQPPSDAPHSASAPARADTLSHAPRPVRFGNPESVCQSVYSPTRPVSREHERVSLERRFDLGSPVSAESFPTLNSFEAQQHLACAPVDLKIGASDSNRIASKRAAAEPERKSKPAPKKTKAIRKLQFEDEVTTSPVLGLRIKEGPVEQKPSARSGVDKPLGEFVCRLCGEAYADPFALAQHRCSRIVRVEYRCPECDKAFSCPANLASHRRWHKPKQLSATGNDGTDKKPRAPDDTNKDVQGELERERDTPSPGASESGSDSDGVYECQRCARKFKRQAYLKKHVQTHHAQLSASRESHAPSQEAETKRPEHAQAPLDLSACPVCGETFPSRVAQERHVRVQHASHVFPCKHCPAAFYSSPALTRHINKCHPSENRQVILLQVPVRPAC